The DNA segment GTGCGTTTCCGATGCCAAGCTCGCAATCCCGCCCGCAAAACTGGGAGTCACCTATCATTACGGGGGAATAAAACAGTTTCTGAATTTGGTGGGTCCCGGATTTACAAGGGAGCTTTTCTTAACAGGAAACTCCGTTAACGCCGAAAGAGCCTTGGAAAAAGGGCTTGTCAACCATGTCGTGAAAAAAGACGAACTTGAAAAATTCACCTACGCACTTGCCGAGGGGATAAGCGAGAACGCGCCACTTTCCATGATATCAATGAAAAAGATGATAAATATCTGGGAAGAAGGGAATCCGCCTTCAGAAGAAAACGAAGAACTTATAAAATCCCTTCTTGCGAAGGTAAGGGAAAGTAGCGACGCCCAGGAAGGGAAAAAAGCCTTTCTTGAGAAAAGAAAGCCCGTTTTCAAGGGAAAATAGAAGCTTTTAAAGTTCAGTTTCCGTAGCCAAATTCCTTTATCAGGAAATCCCTCTGGGTCCAGTTCTCCTTTACCTTAACCCAAAGCTCAAGAAACAGCTTCACTCCCAGTATTCTTTCAATCTCGACCCTGGCCTCAGAACCAATCTGCTTGAGCATCCCCCCGCCCTTGCCTATAAGAATTCCCTTGTGGCTTTTCCTCTCAACGTAGATTTCCGCGTTTATCCTAATGAGGTTCTTCTCCGCATCCTCGCTGAACCCCGAGACCACAACGGCAACCTTATAGGGAATCTCCTTTCGCGTGAGATTGAAAACCTTCTCCCTTATGAGTTCGCTTATATAAAAAACCTCGGGCTGATCCGTGAAGATATCATCGGGGAAATATTTCGGTCCCTCGGGCAGGTATTTCTTCAGAAGTTCCGTGAGATGCTCCACCCCGTCGTTGTTAAGTGCTGAGATGGGAATTACTTCGAGGAATTTGTCAGAGAATTTTTCAGCGGCTGAAAGTATCGACAGGAGTTTTGATTTCTTTACCTTATCGATTTTGTTCACGACGAATAAGGAGGGCTTTTTAAGCATTCTCAGTATGGATTGATCCGCTGTTCCGAAAGGTTTCTCCACATCCGTAACAAACGCCACAAGATCTGCTTCCGACAATGCGCCGCTTACCGCTCGGGCCATTGACTTTCCAAGCCTGCTTTTTTCCCTGTACACGCCCGGAGTATCGAGGAAAACCAATTGAGAATCTTCGAAAGTCTTTACACCCAGGATTCTGTTTCTCGTTGTGCTTGGCTTATCGGAAACGGCGGAGACCTTCTCTCCCACGATGGAATTCACAAGTGTGGATTTGCCGACGTTGGGCCGTCCTATCACGGAAATAAATCCGGATCTGAAACTCTCTTTCGAAGCTGTCTGGGACATAGGAACAGATCTCTGGTTAAATTCTAACAAAAAGCTACCGAATTTCTGCCAGGGAGATACCTTTTTACCAGTATAATTTATCGTCATCTCCAGAGCAAAAACCAAGTTTCCAATGAAAATCAATCAAGACACAGAAACTTCACGTCCAATTATCCATTGGTTCAGAAACGACCTCAGACTCTCGGACAATCCGGCACTTGTGGAGGCGGTAAAATCCACTCGGCCCGTAGTTCCGGTCTATATACTTGAGGACGCAGATTCAGACCCCTGGGCACCCGGTAGTGCAAGCAGATGGTGGTTACACCACAGCCTCGCGGCACTAAGTGAATCATTGGAAACCCGCGGGAACAGACTGATTCTGCGTCGCGGACAACCCAAGGATGTGTTGCAAGATCTGGTAACCGAGACTGGCGCCACAGCAGTCCACGTCACCCGGCTTACGGAACCGCGTGCAATCAAGGTTGAATCCAAAGTGAAGACCGCTCTGAACAGTCTTGGAGTTAGGCTAAGGGTATTTGACGGCAACCTGCTTTTTCCGCCGGGGTCCATAATGACAAGGAAAGGGGAACCCTTCAAGGTTTTCACGCCCTTCTATAAAACCTGTCTGCAGAGATTTTCGCTCCAGAAATCCTTGCCCGCTCCCAAACGGCTTATTTGTACGAAAGAACCCGTCAAGAGTGATTCGCTCGACCAGTGGGATCTGCTGCCTACAGGGCCTGATTGGGCTAGCGGCTGGCTTGATATATGGACGCCAGGTGAATCAGGAGCTCTTGATTCTCTTGACTCGTTTTTGCAAGATTCAGCGACGGAATACCAGACTCAACGCGACCGGCCTGACATTACGGGAACTTCCAAGCTTTCTCCACATCTTCATTTCGGAGAACTATCGCCAAGGACATGCCGGCACCGCTCGCTCATGAATGTAAAATCCGCCTCGAGAGACGATTTGGAACCCTTTTTTCGCCAGCTTATATGGAGGGAATTTTCCCATCACCTGCTTTATCACTGGCCGACATTCCCTGAAAAACCGTTCCGACCCGAATTTGAACGCTTCCCATGGGTAAGAGACGAAGAAGCGTTACGCCTGTGGCAACGCGGGCTTACGGGTTATCCGATAGTTGATGCGGGGATGAGAGAACTTTGGACGACGGGCTGGATGCACAACCGGGTACGCATGATAGCTGCTTCTTTTCTTGTGAAACATATGCTTATCCCGTGGCAGGACGGCGCCAAATGGTTTTGGGATACTTTGGTAGACGCAGATCTTGCCAGCAACTCAGTGAACTGGCAGTGGGTAGCGGGCTGCGGAGTCGATGCTGCCCCGTTCTTTCGAATTTTTAATCCGATTCTTCAGGGTCAGAAATTCGATCCCGATGGCACTTATGTGCGCAGTTGGGTTCCCGAGCTTGAGAATTTGCCAAACAAGTATATTCACCAGCCATGGACAGCGTCTGAACATATACTTGCGGACTCGGGAATTTCTCTAGGAAGCACCTACCCCTGCCCCGTTGTAGATCATATGGACGCGAGAAATCGCGCTTTAGCCATGTTCAAACAGATAAGAAGCTAAGTTTTATGACTTTCGCTGAAGTCGTCTCTGGCCTTAATTCCCCTACATTAAACAAACGGAAACGCTCAGAAAATCCCGCCTATCGACCTCTCAAGACCCGCCTGAAGATGCGGTTTTGCCTCCTCAAAATCTAGATTCGCCTTGTTGGCAACGCTCACGACCCTAGTCCTGTAGATTTTCCATCTCACGTCGTCAACATGCGAAGTCTGTCTGGTTTTTGTCGCAGTGCCTTGTTGGGCATCAGTATCATCTGTCTGGTAAATAAGTTCTCCCTCACGGGCTTTCTCCCTGATTTGAATATCGGTGACCATCGTGAAAAGGTCATCTGTTACAAGCGCATCAAATAAAAAGCCCGCAACTCCGCCCGCAATAGCACCCGCAACGGTACCTTTGTTGACCTCGTCAACATCTCCTCCTATAGCGCCACCTATCACTGCTCCGATAACCGCTCCCTCGACCACGCCCTGATAGCCCTCTCCGAACATAGCGTTTGTCTCTTCAAGATCGGATCTGCCGACCTTTAGTATGTTGGCCTGAAGAATGAAAGTCGCCTCGGCCGGGTCTTCCGTGACCCTGTAACCGTTAGAGGCTATTCTCCCTTTGATCCCGTATTCAATTCCGGGTAGTTCCTTATCGGTCGTATTTTTTATGTCAACGTATACGACTCTCTCTTCCGGCGACACCGGTTCAAGAAAAATCGTCTCGGACATCTTAGTCTCAACGGTAAGTTTCCTCTTCTCTATAAGGGTTCTGGTCGCCGCGCAGCCGTTTACAAGAAAGATAAGGCTGACAGCTATAGCAAAAAACAAATTCCTTCTACAGATAAGATCTTTTCTCATTGATTCGAAACTCCCTTGGTTTTAGTATCGGAGGGAAAATTCCCGCCTTCCAAGATAAAATCGTATTTAAAAAGAAAGAAAAAAACAAATAGAAAAAGAGCTTGAAAAACAGGTGCCATCGAAGTCTTTTTCACCAGAAATACGGAAGAAAAGATCACGCCTTACCCTCCTCTTAAAACGTCGCCACGACCTTGCCAACGCAAATCAATCTAGTATCATTAGCCAATCTTTTTACTGCCGGGAGAACCGCGTTTTCATGCTTGAACTTATGGGAGAGTGGGAAAGATCAAATTTCTGCGGAGAGCTTACCAAAAAACATATAGACAAAACGGTAACTCTAATGGGTTGGGTCCAGTCCCGAAGAGATCATGGCGGGGTGATTTTCGTTGACCTGCGCGACAGGGAGGGACTCTGCCAGATCGTTTTTAATCCGGAGCGTGATCCAAAGATCCATCAGACCGCTGAGCAACTGCGGGACGAATGGGTCATAGCGGTAAAAGGTAAAGTAACACCGAGAACTGAGGAAACCCTAAACCCGAACCTAAAAACCGGCGAGATCGAAGTCATAGCGGAGCACGTAAGGGTTCTTAACACTTCGAAGGTAATACCGTTTCTAATAGAAAACGAAGTGAACGCCGATGAGCTTCTGAGGCTTAAGTATCGTTATCTTGACCTCAGAAGACCGCCGATGCGGGATAACATAATCCTCCGCCACAAAGTCGCCGCCATGGTGCGAAGCTACCTTAACGAAAACGGGTTTCTCGAGATCGAAACCCCCTATTTCACTAAATCGACTCCAGAGGGAGCAAGGGATTTCCTCGTCCCGAGTCGACTTAACGAAGGGCAGTTCTACGCGCTTCCCCAATCACCTCAGATATTGAAACAGACCTTAATGATTTCGGGCTTTGATAAGTACTACCAGATAGTCAAATGCTTCAGGGACGAGGATCTAAGAGCGGATCGCCAGCCCGAATTCACCCAGATAGACCTGGAGATGTCGTTTGTCTCAGAAGACGACGTAATCTCCACGGTCGAAGGCATGATAAAAACAGTCCTTTGGGAAACAAAAGGAATCGAGGTAAGCACTCCCTTTATGAGAATGCCTTACGAAAAAGCCATGGAGAGATACGGGACTGACTGTCCCGATACGAGGTTCGGACTTGAACTAAAAGATATCTCCTCCATATTCGAGAACTCGCAATTCAAGGTGTTTCGCGGAGCGTTGGAAAAAGGTGGAGCGATAAAGGCGCTTAACTTAAAGGGAGGGGCCGAGAAACTCACCAGAAAGGAAATAGACGATCTTACCGAATACGCGGTTTCTCTCGGAGCAAAAGGGCTTGCCTGGATAAGGGTCGGCGAGGACGGATGGAACTCTCCCATAGTT comes from the Candidatus Dadabacteria bacterium genome and includes:
- the aspS gene encoding aspartate--tRNA ligase yields the protein MLELMGEWERSNFCGELTKKHIDKTVTLMGWVQSRRDHGGVIFVDLRDREGLCQIVFNPERDPKIHQTAEQLRDEWVIAVKGKVTPRTEETLNPNLKTGEIEVIAEHVRVLNTSKVIPFLIENEVNADELLRLKYRYLDLRRPPMRDNIILRHKVAAMVRSYLNENGFLEIETPYFTKSTPEGARDFLVPSRLNEGQFYALPQSPQILKQTLMISGFDKYYQIVKCFRDEDLRADRQPEFTQIDLEMSFVSEDDVISTVEGMIKTVLWETKGIEVSTPFMRMPYEKAMERYGTDCPDTRFGLELKDISSIFENSQFKVFRGALEKGGAIKALNLKGGAEKLTRKEIDDLTEYAVSLGAKGLAWIRVGEDGWNSPIVKFLSEEECELLAEALSMEKGDIVFFGADSVEMVNQVMSSVRLSLGRTLSLVDEEKLEFLWVVDFPLLKYSPKEKRYVAVHHPFTAPKDEDMEKIESSPGEAVSKSYDIVLNGVEIGGGSIRIHRKDIQQKVFEVIGVGEDEAREKFGFLLEALEFGAPPHGGIALGLDRLLMLLSGEESIRDVIAFPKTQKGSCPLTEAPSEVSPEQLLEAGISSIAKKPED
- a CDS encoding GTPase Era; translation: MSQTASKESFRSGFISVIGRPNVGKSTLVNSIVGEKVSAVSDKPSTTRNRILGVKTFEDSQLVFLDTPGVYREKSRLGKSMARAVSGALSEADLVAFVTDVEKPFGTADQSILRMLKKPSLFVVNKIDKVKKSKLLSILSAAEKFSDKFLEVIPISALNNDGVEHLTELLKKYLPEGPKYFPDDIFTDQPEVFYISELIREKVFNLTRKEIPYKVAVVVSGFSEDAEKNLIRINAEIYVERKSHKGILIGKGGGMLKQIGSEARVEIERILGVKLFLELWVKVKENWTQRDFLIKEFGYGN
- a CDS encoding enoyl-CoA hydratase, producing MGLPTFRHLGLVIYNFSVPKNKEILVKTENSVCTLTLNRPEKRNSLTPKTLKLLTEEFLKLGEIPEIRCVVITGSGDRAFCSGYDIDSISDEEIAIENDHPLTEAIRAVKSYPLPVIAMINGHAFGAGLELAVACDIRVCVSDAKLAIPPAKLGVTYHYGGIKQFLNLVGPGFTRELFLTGNSVNAERALEKGLVNHVVKKDELEKFTYALAEGISENAPLSMISMKKMINIWEEGNPPSEENEELIKSLLAKVRESSDAQEGKKAFLEKRKPVFKGK
- a CDS encoding conjugal transfer protein TraT, coding for MRKDLICRRNLFFAIAVSLIFLVNGCAATRTLIEKRKLTVETKMSETIFLEPVSPEERVVYVDIKNTTDKELPGIEYGIKGRIASNGYRVTEDPAEATFILQANILKVGRSDLEETNAMFGEGYQGVVEGAVIGAVIGGAIGGDVDEVNKGTVAGAIAGGVAGFLFDALVTDDLFTMVTDIQIREKAREGELIYQTDDTDAQQGTATKTRQTSHVDDVRWKIYRTRVVSVANKANLDFEEAKPHLQAGLERSIGGIF
- a CDS encoding deoxyribodipyrimidine photo-lyase, with protein sequence MKINQDTETSRPIIHWFRNDLRLSDNPALVEAVKSTRPVVPVYILEDADSDPWAPGSASRWWLHHSLAALSESLETRGNRLILRRGQPKDVLQDLVTETGATAVHVTRLTEPRAIKVESKVKTALNSLGVRLRVFDGNLLFPPGSIMTRKGEPFKVFTPFYKTCLQRFSLQKSLPAPKRLICTKEPVKSDSLDQWDLLPTGPDWASGWLDIWTPGESGALDSLDSFLQDSATEYQTQRDRPDITGTSKLSPHLHFGELSPRTCRHRSLMNVKSASRDDLEPFFRQLIWREFSHHLLYHWPTFPEKPFRPEFERFPWVRDEEALRLWQRGLTGYPIVDAGMRELWTTGWMHNRVRMIAASFLVKHMLIPWQDGAKWFWDTLVDADLASNSVNWQWVAGCGVDAAPFFRIFNPILQGQKFDPDGTYVRSWVPELENLPNKYIHQPWTASEHILADSGISLGSTYPCPVVDHMDARNRALAMFKQIRS